From a region of the Mycoplasma miroungigenitalium genome:
- the holA gene encoding DNA polymerase III subunit delta, with protein MYLIYGQEKYFVNEYIQQIIKANNNSELVNFYYADENKTNELTNLIGLNSLFQESRIIVVYDCPYFENKISKEEAILAEELAKIIEKNTQDTVVFVNTNIIKQEKIANNIFTKYLMKLSPKLLFANTLTGSDLTKKINQIVHDLGGQIDNISINALLRKVPNDLYLINLELIKLVNLNKIITVDMIEKTIGETFNEDVFGFSNSFESNNFNLIWIKYKEKINEGVDISLLIAQASQLFILANEIYCYSLAKKNLNDLADDFKLNFYRVKKVYSLLTILGIKRIQSMIKHLAKLDREIKSGQTDPEIGFERFLINYFR; from the coding sequence ATGTATTTAATTTATGGTCAAGAAAAGTATTTTGTTAATGAGTATATACAACAAATAATTAAAGCGAATAATAATTCCGAATTAGTCAATTTTTATTACGCAGACGAAAATAAAACAAATGAATTAACTAATTTAATAGGTTTAAATTCATTATTTCAAGAATCTCGAATCATCGTTGTATATGACTGCCCTTATTTTGAAAATAAAATTTCAAAAGAGGAAGCAATTTTAGCTGAAGAATTAGCTAAGATTATTGAAAAAAATACTCAAGATACAGTGGTTTTCGTAAATACCAACATAATAAAGCAAGAAAAAATTGCTAATAATATTTTTACAAAATATTTAATGAAATTAAGTCCCAAATTACTGTTTGCCAATACACTGACAGGTTCAGATTTAACAAAAAAAATAAATCAAATTGTACATGATTTAGGCGGACAAATAGATAACATTTCAATCAATGCTTTATTAAGAAAAGTTCCAAATGACTTATATTTAATAAATTTAGAATTAATCAAACTTGTTAATTTAAATAAAATAATAACAGTTGATATGATTGAAAAAACAATCGGTGAAACATTCAATGAGGATGTGTTTGGCTTTTCTAATAGTTTTGAATCAAATAATTTTAATCTTATTTGAATTAAATATAAGGAAAAAATCAACGAAGGCGTTGATATATCATTGCTAATAGCTCAAGCAAGTCAGTTATTTATTTTAGCTAATGAAATATACTGTTACTCTTTAGCTAAGAAGAATTTAAATGACTTAGCTGATGACTTTAAATTAAATTTTTATCGTGTTAAAAAAGTTTATTCACTACTCACAATTTTAGGCATTAAACGTATTCAATCAATGATTAAGCATTTGGCTAAATTAGATCGTGAAATTAAATCAGGGCAAACTGATCCTGAAATTGGTTTTGAACGTTTCTTGATTAATTATTTTAGATAA
- the whiA gene encoding DNA-binding protein WhiA, which yields MEKTNFTQKIKNEIFSKKRNKDEISEFLRGFIFANCTQNKFITLKITSNETLDYILSLLNVININYSLDKNQICINKNDFNLEVKFKDPASFFAGAFVGGGTISDLDKSSYHLQLSSNYEKFIDIFMNKLNEYDFGFQKIFHRKKFLIYIKKHEKISDFLKAINVIDSMFKLEDSRIKRDFDNTFNRINNIDLANLKRIVKSNQQHLKNIDYIYHNNLESCFTEKQLEFFTILKNNPDESLSKISEILLDESEIEISKSGLNHWLIKLREIVKKHKNN from the coding sequence ATGGAAAAAACAAACTTTACTCAAAAAATAAAAAACGAAATTTTTTCGAAGAAAAGAAATAAAGATGAAATCTCAGAATTTTTGAGGGGTTTCATTTTTGCTAATTGCACACAAAACAAATTCATAACGTTAAAAATAACGTCGAATGAAACGCTTGATTATATCTTAAGTTTACTGAATGTTATAAACATTAATTATTCACTTGATAAAAATCAAATATGTATAAATAAAAATGATTTTAACTTAGAAGTTAAGTTTAAAGATCCTGCAAGTTTTTTTGCTGGGGCTTTCGTTGGCGGGGGCACTATTTCAGATTTAGATAAATCATCTTATCATTTGCAACTAAGTTCAAACTATGAAAAATTCATTGATATATTCATGAATAAATTGAATGAATATGATTTTGGATTCCAAAAAATTTTTCATAGAAAAAAATTTCTGATTTATATCAAAAAACACGAAAAAATTTCAGACTTTTTAAAAGCTATTAATGTTATCGACTCAATGTTCAAATTAGAGGATTCTCGTATAAAAAGAGACTTTGATAATACATTTAATAGAATTAACAACATTGATTTAGCAAATCTAAAAAGGATAGTCAAATCTAATCAACAACATCTAAAAAACATTGATTATATTTATCACAATAATTTGGAATCATGTTTTACTGAAAAACAATTAGAATTTTTTACTATTCTTAAAAATAACCCAGATGAAAGTCTTTCAAAAATCAGTGAAATTCTGTTAGACGAATCAGAAATAGAAATATCTAAGAGTGGTTTAAATCATTGATTGATAAAACTTCGTGAGATTGTAAAAAAACATAAAAATAATTAG